The genomic stretch AGCATGCCTGTCCAGCACTTCAAATAAGCCAGCAATGCCGGGCAACTGTACACCGTACACATCGCCGCTGAATATCTTTTGTTCGGGAGTTAATATTTCTAAAGTCATAATAGTATTCAGTATTTAGTATATAGAATTTAGATTTTTATTCACTTTTTAAAGAGTTGTAAAAAACTAAAATCATTTTATAAATCTGCAAAATTTCATCATTCAACTTATCCAATATCTCTTTCGTAATAAAATTAAATCTGAATGATAGTTCTAGTTGTGTCTGTAATTCATTGCAAGAACCCATTGAAATCTCCAGAAAATATTTAAACTGTTTATTTGTTGCTCTGCCAGCTCCTTCCGAAATATTGCTGGGAACCGAGACAGCACATCTGCGCAATTGCGAAATCAAGCCATATTTTTCTTCAGCGGGAAATACACTGGTTGTTTTGTAAATCATTTCAGCTAAATCAACTGACCTCTGCCAGATTCTTAATTCTCTGAAATTATGCAATCCCATGTTGAGAGTATTTTAGTACTCAGTACTCAATATTTAGAAAATTACTGGCGAGGCTTTGTCAGTGCTTAGTCTATATACTCAATACTTAGTACCAAATACACTGCCTTTACGCTTTCGCCGCTTCCATCAGTTTCTTACCTTTTTCAATTGCATCTTCCAGCGTTCCTACCAGGTTGAATGCGGCTTCCGGATATTCATCCACTTCCCCATCCATAATGGCATTGAAACCACGGATGGTATCTTCGATCGGAACCAATACCCCTTTCAAACCGGTAAATTGCTCAGCCACAAAGAAAGGCTGACTTAAGAAACGCTGCACTTTGCGGGCCCTTGATACCACCAGTTTATCTTCGTCGCTCAATTCATCCAGGCCAAGGATGGCGATGATATCCTGCAATTCTTTATAACGTTGTAAGATCAGTTTAACACGGTTGGCGCAATTGTAATGTTCATCACCAACGATCAGCGGGGTCAATATCCTTGAAGTAGAATCCAGTGGATCCACCGCAGGATAGATGCCCAGGTCAGCGATCTTACGGCTCAATACCGTGGTAGCATCCAGGTGAGCAAAAGTTGTTGCAGGAGCCGGATCGGTCAGGTCATCCGCAGGTACATAAACAGCCTGTACGGAAGTGATTGAACCGTTTTTAGTAGACGTGATCCTTTCCTGCATCAATCCCATCTCGGTTGCCAGTGTTGGCTGGTAGCCCACCGCCGAAGGCATACGGCCAAGCAGCGCCGATACCTCAGAACCTGCCTGCGTGAAACGGAAGATATTATCTACGAAAAACAAAATGTCTTTTCCTTGTCCGGTCCCGTCTCCATCACGAAAATATTCTGCAATGGTCAAACCGCTTAAAGCCACACGGGCCCTTGCCCCGGGCGGTTCGTTCATCTGCCCGAAAACGAAGGTTGCTTTGGATTCTTTCAGCTCTTCCATATTTACTGCACTCAGGTCCCATCCGCCTTCTTCCATGCTGTGTTTGAACTTATCTCCGTAATTCATGATACCCGCCTCGATCATCTCCCGCATCAGGTCATTACCTTCCCTGGTACGCTCTCCCACACCTGCAAATACCGAAACCCCGCTATATGCTTTCGCAATATTGTTGATCAACTCCTGGATCAATACGGTTTTGCCCACACCGGCACCACCAAACAAACCGATCTTACCACCTTTTGCATAAGGTTCTATCAGGTCAATTACTTTGATACCGGTATATAATATCTCGTTCGCTGTACTGAGGTTCTCAAACATCGGTGGTTTGGCGTGAATGGGACGGCCATTAACCTTACTTACCTGTGGCAGACCATCAATAGCATCGCCGGTTACATTAAAGAGACGGCCTTTGATGGCATCGCCGGTTGGCATGGCAATGGGCTTCCCCGTATCAACCACAACAGTACCACGTACCAAACCCTCCGTTCCATCCATCGCAATGGTACGAACACTGTCTTCACCCAGGTGCTGCTGCACTTCAAGCACCAATGTATCCCCGTTTTCACGTTTCAATTCAAGGGCGTTCAAAATTTCGGGCAGTTTACTGTCACTGTCAAATTGTACGTCAACAACCGCACCGATTACTGATTTTATTTTACCTGTATTGGCCATAAATAATACTTTATTATAATGAAGTCTGATTTTGAGCGGCAAAGGTAAGGGATAGAGTTTGAAATTTGAAATTTCAAATCACCGGTTTTTAAGCTTTCCGAAGAGGCAGAATTATCGTGAAATATTAGTCATATACAATATATCGGCCTGCATTCGTTAATACAGAAAATGCTTAGTTTCATTTAAAATTCACGTATGGTCCCCCGGCTTAAGAAATTCTTCCGGATCGCTTTCATCAGTGCCAATGTAGTTGCCATAGTGCTCTACCTGCTGGCGTGCCTGGTACCGTTTGTAAATTCCGGGAAGTCGTGGTTCATAGCCATGCTGGGACTCCTGTTCCCATTGCTGTTCATTGCAATAGCGGGGTTCCTGTTATACTGGATATTCCGCAGGTCAAAATGGGCATTTGCATGCGTGGCTGCTTTGTTGATCGGCTGGAAACAGGTTTCCGTAATGTTCAGTTTCCACCTTCCGGAAAAATTCAATGAGGTTAAATCACCGGGATCTATACGGGTACTTACATGGAATTTATCGGGTTGGGGGCAGTCAAATGCATCCGATAAAATAAAATCAAATAATAAGGACCAGATGCTGGACCTGGTAAAGAGGTCAAATGCCGATATCCTATGCTTTGAGGAATACATATACTTCCAGGATAAGAAAT from Chitinophagaceae bacterium encodes the following:
- a CDS encoding four helix bundle protein, whose product is MHNFRELRIWQRSVDLAEMIYKTTSVFPAEEKYGLISQLRRCAVSVPSNISEGAGRATNKQFKYFLEISMGSCNELQTQLELSFRFNFITKEILDKLNDEILQIYKMILVFYNSLKSE
- a CDS encoding F0F1 ATP synthase subunit beta → MANTGKIKSVIGAVVDVQFDSDSKLPEILNALELKRENGDTLVLEVQQHLGEDSVRTIAMDGTEGLVRGTVVVDTGKPIAMPTGDAIKGRLFNVTGDAIDGLPQVSKVNGRPIHAKPPMFENLSTANEILYTGIKVIDLIEPYAKGGKIGLFGGAGVGKTVLIQELINNIAKAYSGVSVFAGVGERTREGNDLMREMIEAGIMNYGDKFKHSMEEGGWDLSAVNMEELKESKATFVFGQMNEPPGARARVALSGLTIAEYFRDGDGTGQGKDILFFVDNIFRFTQAGSEVSALLGRMPSAVGYQPTLATEMGLMQERITSTKNGSITSVQAVYVPADDLTDPAPATTFAHLDATTVLSRKIADLGIYPAVDPLDSTSRILTPLIVGDEHYNCANRVKLILQRYKELQDIIAILGLDELSDEDKLVVSRARKVQRFLSQPFFVAEQFTGLKGVLVPIEDTIRGFNAIMDGEVDEYPEAAFNLVGTLEDAIEKGKKLMEAAKA